CTAACCAACCCACTAACCCACGATCCAACCAACCCATAACTAACCAACCCACCCATGACCCAGCCCacccaccagcccccccgcccccccgcgatccgcccagccccgccccgccccgccggcgccggaAGGAGTCACCCCCAGGGTCGCATCCACGGTTTAATATCGGCTTGGTCTGTACATCCCCGGGTCGAAGGtcgcggccccccgcccccgcccatCGCTGCGGCGAGCTGCGGCCGGTCTCTGCCCGCGCCGGGACCCCCCCTTGCCAGGCGGGGGTGCGGAAACTCTATCATAgatattttatatagatataaatttatatttgcatttatttatatacCTGGGGGGTTAGAAACCCCTCTGCGGCACGGAGGGCGCCGGGGGGGGTCTCcccacgccccggcccccccggggcgaCCCGGGCGTCCGGGCTCGGTGCgaggggcgccggggggggggggggggcgcgtcCACGCGAATCCCCCGCGTCCGGtgggccgagccgtgccgagccaaGCtttgccgtgccgagccgtgccgagccgtccCGCGCCACGTTGCGCCGCGACGAGCCACGCCACggcgagccgcgccgagccgcgcggcaccgcgccgcgccgagccgtaTGACGTCTTGGTGAGCTGCGCCAGGATGAGCCGCGTCGCACCATGCCGAGCCGAGCCACGTCGCCCTGTGCCGAGCTGCGTTGCACCGCGATGATCCGTGCCGAGccacgccgcgccgcgccgagccgcctCGCGCCAGGACGATCCGCgtcgccgccgcgccgcccggccccgccgcctcccccctcccatggggcgcccgccgccgcgccccgtcCTCAAGCGTCCTTGTGCGCCAGGGCGGCCAGGCGCTCGAGCTTGTGGCCGTGCCGGTGCTTCTTGAGGCCGTAGGTGTTCCTGAAGGCTTCGCCGCAGGTGCTGCACTTGAAGGGGCGCCCGCCCTGGTGGGTCTGCAGGTGCTTGCTGAAGTACTTGGGGTCCTTGAAGAGCTTGAGGCAGGCGGAGCAGCGCAGGTCGCGGCGGGCGTCGTGCGAGCGCTGGTGGCGCAGGATGGAGGACAGGTAGAAGAAGCTCTTGCCGCACAGCTCGCAGCGGTAAACCTTCTCGCCCAGGTGAACGCGCCGGTGCTCCAGGAGGTTGGAGCGGTAACGGAAGGTCTTGCCGCAGGTTTGGCAACGCTGGGGGCGGGCGACGACGTGGAGGCGCTGGTGCTCGGCCAGGCTGGAGGATTGGGCGAAGCGCTTGTTGCAGAGCGCGCACTTGTAGGCGCGCTCGCCGGTGTGCACCACCTTGTGCTGCCGCAGGTACCAGGAGCGCAGGAAACCCCGGCCGCAGACGGCGCAGCGGTAGGGCCGTTCCTCGGTGTGACAGCGCTGGTGCCGCATCAGCAACGCCGCTTCCCAAAAACGCTTCCCGCAGACCGAACAACCGAAGTGGCGTTTCTGCAGGTGCCGGCGTCGGTGCAGCAGCAGGTCGTAGGCGCCGGCGAAGCTCTGCCCGCAGACGCCGCAGGCCAGCGTCCGCCGCACCAGGTGGACGTACTTGTGGGTCACCAGCCCCAGGAAATGCTTGAAGCTCTGCCCGCAGGTGCCGCAGGTGAAACGCTCGCCGCTCGGCACTACCGGGTGCTcctcggggggctgcagcccgctCTCGGCCGGCGGCCCCCCCTCGGGCAGCAGCCGCTCGGGGGCGGCTTGGTGAACCAGCTTGTGCCACATCAGGTTCTCGATGAAGCCGAAAGCTTTGCCGCAGGCGTCGCAGCCGTAGGGCTTCTCCCCGGCGTGGGCTTCCTTGTGGTTGACGGCGCGGAACAGGTCGGGGAAACGCTCGCCGCATTCGCCGCAGCCGTAGCTCAGCCCctcggggggggtcccggcaccCCCCAAGCCGCAAGGCAACGGCAGCCGGTGGATCTGCTTGTGCCGGGTCAGGCTCTGGGGGTAGCCGAAAGCTTTGCCGCAGAGCTCGCACTTGTAGGGCCGCTCGCGGGTGTGCACCACGTGGTGCTTGCTGAGGTGGAAGGACTCGCGGAAGCGCTTGCCGCAGACGGCGCACTGGTGCggcttctccccggtgtggaTCCGCTCGTGCCGCTTCAGCGTCTCCCGCCGGCCGAAGGCCCGCCCGCAGATGCCGCAGCCAAAACTCTTCCCTGGCGCCAGCAAcgcggccggcgggggggacAAGAAGCCGCCCTCGCCCGCCTTCGCCTCCCCCTCCGGCGCCGCGTAGGCGCCGGGGAACACCGGCACCGCCGCTGCCGTTCCCTTGGGGACGCCGGGGtacacggcggcggcggcgccggcctTGGGGCCGGCGTGGACCTGCCGGTGCCGCAGCAGGCTCTGCGGGGCGGCGTAGGCTTTGCCGCAGACCTCGCACTTGTAGTCGGGGCGCTGGCCGCTGTGGGCGGCTTGGTGCCGCAGCAGGTACGCCGGATCCCGGAACTCCTTCCCGCAGACGGCGCAGGGCACCCGCAGCAGCCCCGAGTGCGTCTTGACGTGGCGGGTGAGGCTCTCGCGCCGGTTGAAGCTCTTGGCGCACACCGAGCAGGTGAagggcttctccccggtgtggaTGATCTGGTGCTGGTGGAGGTGACTCGGCTTCTTGAAGACCTTCCAGCACAGCGAGCAGGTGAAGGGGCCGTCCGGGGCGGTGCCGCTGGGTGCCGGGGTGGCGCTGCCGGGCGCCAAAGTGACCCCACCGGGCGCCGGGATGACCCCGCTGGGCGCCAGGATGACCCCGCTGGGCGCCGGGATGACTCCGCCGGGCGCCGGGATGACGCCGCTcagcgccgcggcggccccgTTGGGCGCCGGGATGACGCCGCTCAGCGCCGCGTTGACCCCGTTGTTGGGCGCCGCGTTGACCCCGTTGGGCGCCGGCATGACCCCGCTCGCCGCCAGGCCGACCCGTTGGGCGCCGCGTTGACGCCGTTGGGCGCCGCGTTGACCCCGCCCGCCAAGGGGTTGACTCCGTTGGGCGCCGGCAAGACCCCACCGGCCCCGTTGGGTGCCGGCACGACCCCGGAGGTGGTGGCCACCGCCACGGGGGTGACGCTGGCGGCACCGCCGTCCTCGGTGGCTTCCTTGTGGCAGCGCCGGTGGCGGATGAGGCTGGAGACGTGGTTGTAGGTGCGGCCGCAGGTGCCGCACTCGTAGGGCCGCTCGCCGCTGTGCACCAGCATGTGCTGCACCAGGTGGGACGACTGCTTGAAGGACTTCTGGCAGACGCCGCAGGGGAAGCGCCGCTCCATGAAATACTTCAGCCGGCGGAAATAACTCTTCTCTTCCTTCGAGGCCGTctctgggggggccgggggggccgctggggtccccgccgccgccgtccccgtcGCCACCGCCACCGTCCCACCCCGCTTCAGCCCCCCGAAGAGGTGCTGGTGGCTGGAGAGGTCCACGATGCCCCACTGGGGCGCGTTGAAGGCGCCGGCGGCCTCAAAGAgaggctgcggcggggggggcacggccgggctggGGTACGGGGGGGCCCCCGCTTGCACCCCCACGCCGCCCTCCGCCTTTttgggctgggaggaggaagaggaagaggaggacgaggaggcGCCGCCTTCGGCCTTGAAGTCCTTGTGCttggcggcgggggggcggtCGAAGGGGGGGGCGCCGGGAAGGGGGGGGTAGTCgaaggggggctgggggcaggggagggcgggcagggatTTGGGGTGCTCGTGGCCGTAGGGCTCCATGGGCTCGAAGCGCTGGTGGTTGAGGAACTCGAGGAAGTCGAAGGGGTAGCTCTGGAAGTGGACGCTCTCGTCGCTGACGTTGGCTTCCATctccgcccggggagggggggggggctgcgacctggggaggggggggtgagaggtggggggggtggggtgggggtccgCTGGGCCTGGGGAGGAGCCCAGAGGCGGGCTCAGGGCTGGATATGGGGGGGTTCCcttggctttttttggggggggggggttgaggtctggggggagcagggggcggATGGGCCTGGGAATGAGCCcagaggtggggctggggggggtc
The nucleotide sequence above comes from Mycteria americana isolate JAX WOST 10 ecotype Jacksonville Zoo and Gardens unplaced genomic scaffold, USCA_MyAme_1.0 Scaffold_158, whole genome shotgun sequence. Encoded proteins:
- the ZNF865 gene encoding zinc finger protein 865, with product MEANVSDESVHFQSYPFDFLEFLNHQRFEPMEPYGHEHPKSLPALPCPQPPFDYPPLPGAPPFDRPPAAKHKDFKAEGGASSSSSSSSSSQPKKAEGGVGVQAGAPPYPSPAVPPPPQPLFEAAGAFNAPQWGIVDLSSHQHLFGGLKRGGTVAVATGTAAAGTPAAPPAPPETASKEEKSYFRRLKYFMERRFPCGVCQKSFKQSSHLVQHMLVHSGERPYECGTCGRTYNHVSSLIRHRRCHKEATEAALSGVIPAPNGAAAALSGVIPAPGGVIPAPSGVILAPSGVIPAPGGVTLAPGSATPAPSGTAPDGPFTCSLCWKVFKKPSHLHQHQIIHTGEKPFTCSVCAKSFNRRESLTRHVKTHSGLLRVPCAVCGKEFRDPAYLLRHQAAHSGQRPDYKCEVCGKAYAAPQSLLRHRQVHAGPKAGAAAAVYPGVPKGTAAAVPVFPGAYAAPEGEAKAGEGGFLSPPPAALLAPGKSFGCGICGRAFGRRETLKRHERIHTGEKPHQCAVCGKRFRESFHLSKHHVVHTRERPYKCELCGKAFGYPQSLTRHKQIHRLPLPCGLGGAGTPPEGLSYGCGECGERFPDLFRAVNHKEAHAGEKPYGCDACGKAFGFIENLMWHKLVHQAAPERLLPEGGPPAESGLQPPEEHPVVPSGERFTCGTCGQSFKHFLGLVTHKYVHLVRRTLACGVCGQSFAGAYDLLLHRRRHLQKRHFGCSVCGKRFWEAALLMRHQRCHTEERPYRCAVCGRGFLRSWYLRQHKVVHTGERAYKCALCNKRFAQSSSLAEHQRLHVVARPQRCQTCGKTFRYRSNLLEHRRVHLGEKVYRCELCGKSFFYLSSILRHQRSHDARRDLRCSACLKLFKDPKYFSKHLQTHQGGRPFKCSTCGEAFRNTYGLKKHRHGHKLERLAALAHKDA